The following proteins are co-located in the Myroides profundi genome:
- a CDS encoding SMI1/KNR4 family protein: MTMYTEQIKRIKEKISQLDKLDQDLEVFGADTHEYILNPVLSEKEVTQFEKEHQISLPKDYVAFITQVGNGGVGPFYGLQTLMEASVNEELMIITGENTSSLLQKAFPHTQPWNPIEALGEIDNKIEKAAEEGNEELEEELYEERLEIIGGEEHDYGRLNLCDYGCGITLFLVVTGDQKGIMWTDDRVNDGGLYPSIELENEASLSFLDWYELWLDNTIAEFE, translated from the coding sequence ATGACTATGTACACAGAACAAATCAAACGCATCAAAGAAAAAATAAGTCAACTTGACAAATTAGACCAAGACTTGGAAGTATTCGGTGCTGATACACATGAATATATATTAAACCCTGTATTAAGCGAGAAAGAAGTAACACAATTTGAAAAAGAGCATCAAATCAGTTTACCAAAAGACTACGTAGCTTTTATTACACAAGTAGGAAATGGTGGTGTGGGTCCGTTTTACGGATTACAAACACTAATGGAAGCTAGTGTAAACGAAGAACTAATGATAATCACAGGAGAAAACACTTCTTCTCTTTTGCAAAAAGCTTTCCCGCATACTCAACCTTGGAACCCTATTGAGGCACTAGGGGAAATAGATAATAAGATAGAAAAAGCTGCTGAAGAAGGAAACGAAGAATTAGAAGAGGAACTATACGAAGAGAGATTAGAAATAATCGGTGGCGAAGAGCACGATTATGGAAGACTTAACTTATGTGACTATGGATGTGGTATTACCCTATTCCTTGTTGTGACTGGTGACCAAAAAGGAATTATGTGGACAGACGACAGAGTCAATGATGGCGGATTATACCCAAGTATTGAGCTAGAGAACGAAGCTAGTCTGTCTTTTCTAGACTGGTATGAGCTTTGGTTAGATAATACTATAGCTGAATTTGAATAA
- the fahA gene encoding fumarylacetoacetase, translated as MMISANDPMRKTWLPVESDSDFPIQNIPFGVFITKDDIITIGTRIGDYAIDLSALQMLGYFKGIELTDDVFLQDTLNDFISNGKKTWRAVRNRIAEIFDKNNDELKNNTKHRDVVIFKIEDVEMQLPVYIGDYTDFYSSKEHATNVGTMFRDPDNALFPNWLHIPIGYHGRSSTIVPSGVNVKRPVGQTLPKGATTPIFGASQRVDFELETAFITTDANLMGDSVPVDDAEEYIFGMVLLNDWSARDVQTWEYVPLGPFLAKNFASSISPWIITLDALEPFRVASPKQDPTPLPYLQQTGDKAFDIKLEVYIQPENSEDKLVAESNFKYMYWTMSQQLAHHTVNGCKVNSGDLMGSGTISGPTPDSYGSMLELTWAGSKPITMPDGSTRTFLHDYDTVTMKGYCKNDEVRIGFGEVRSTLLPATIKF; from the coding sequence ATGATGATTAGTGCAAATGATCCGATGAGGAAAACATGGTTACCAGTAGAGAGTGATTCTGACTTTCCAATTCAGAATATTCCTTTCGGTGTTTTTATCACCAAAGATGATATTATAACTATAGGAACTCGTATCGGAGATTATGCCATTGATTTGAGTGCCTTACAAATGCTTGGATATTTTAAAGGTATAGAGCTGACAGATGATGTTTTTTTACAAGACACACTTAATGACTTTATCTCTAACGGCAAAAAAACATGGCGAGCGGTAAGAAATAGAATCGCTGAGATATTTGACAAAAACAACGATGAACTAAAAAACAATACTAAACATAGAGATGTTGTCATCTTCAAAATAGAAGATGTAGAAATGCAATTACCTGTGTATATAGGAGACTATACTGACTTCTACTCAAGTAAAGAGCACGCTACCAATGTTGGGACCATGTTTAGAGATCCTGATAATGCTTTATTCCCTAACTGGCTTCATATCCCGATAGGGTACCATGGTAGAAGTTCTACTATTGTTCCTTCAGGAGTAAATGTAAAACGTCCTGTAGGACAGACCCTTCCTAAAGGGGCTACCACTCCTATATTCGGAGCGTCACAACGTGTAGACTTTGAACTAGAAACTGCTTTTATTACTACAGATGCTAACCTAATGGGAGATAGTGTACCTGTAGATGATGCTGAAGAGTACATCTTCGGTATGGTTCTTCTAAATGACTGGAGTGCTAGAGACGTTCAGACTTGGGAATATGTACCACTAGGGCCATTCTTAGCTAAGAACTTTGCATCTTCTATCTCTCCTTGGATCATCACTTTAGATGCTCTTGAGCCTTTTAGAGTAGCAAGTCCAAAACAAGACCCTACTCCTCTCCCTTATCTACAACAAACTGGAGATAAAGCTTTTGATATCAAATTAGAAGTTTATATACAACCAGAGAATAGTGAAGATAAACTAGTCGCTGAATCTAACTTTAAATATATGTACTGGACAATGAGTCAGCAATTAGCTCATCACACTGTAAATGGATGTAAAGTAAACTCAGGAGACTTAATGGGCTCTGGTACTATATCTGGTCCTACTCCTGATAGCTACGGTTCTATGTTAGAGTTAACTTGGGCTGGTAGTAAACCTATCACCATGCCTGATGGTAGTACTAGAACATTCTTACACGACTATGATACAGTAACAATGAAAGGATACTGTAAAAATGATGAAGTAAGAATTGGTTTTGGTGAAGTAAGAAGTACTTTACTTCCTGCTACAATCAAGTTTTAA
- a CDS encoding four helix bundle protein: MNTHRNLEVWKYSVEFVSTVYDITKDFPKEEIYGLSSQLRQSALAIPSNIAEGSARKGNKEYKQFLYIALGNLAELETQLVIAHDLNYLENIAQYDSTITEIRSMLYTLIKSLKKKKE; the protein is encoded by the coding sequence ATGAATACACATCGCAACTTAGAGGTTTGGAAGTACAGTGTAGAGTTCGTCTCTACTGTTTATGATATTACAAAAGACTTCCCGAAAGAGGAAATATATGGACTGAGCAGTCAGTTAAGACAGAGTGCTTTAGCTATTCCTTCTAATATAGCTGAGGGGAGTGCTAGAAAAGGGAATAAGGAGTATAAACAGTTTCTATACATAGCTCTAGGAAATTTAGCAGAGTTAGAAACTCAATTGGTGATAGCACATGATCTGAATTATTTAGAGAATATAGCTCAATACGATTCTACTATTACAGAGATTAGAAGTATGCTGTACACTTTAATCAAATCGTTGAAAAAGAAAAAGGAATAA
- a CDS encoding SDR family NAD(P)-dependent oxidoreductase, which translates to MNAKTYLIFGVSKGLGKAITQYIPNEQDIVYGISRTRPNYLDKNDQNKHWIAGDLSHPSQATNDLKETIGQQKIDYLIYNVGIWEHNAFSDTYSFHDNTQEEIINMINTNISSCILMIQAFIENLKLSESAKIILIGSTWGLDNHNGKEVTFSATKFALRGIIHSLRENLREHLIGVSILNLGYLATEYGCAEPIETIIEQSNGELIPLQDVLQAIRFIISTSKASCVKEINMPAMKDINM; encoded by the coding sequence ATGAATGCAAAAACATACTTAATATTTGGAGTAAGCAAAGGCTTAGGAAAAGCCATCACTCAATATATTCCTAATGAACAAGATATCGTTTATGGGATCTCTCGCACTAGACCTAATTATTTAGATAAAAACGATCAGAACAAACATTGGATAGCAGGAGATTTATCTCATCCTAGTCAAGCTACTAACGACTTAAAAGAAACAATAGGGCAACAAAAAATTGATTATTTAATCTATAATGTAGGGATATGGGAACACAATGCCTTCTCAGATACATACAGCTTCCATGATAATACACAAGAAGAAATCATCAATATGATTAATACCAACATCTCTTCTTGTATTCTAATGATTCAAGCCTTTATAGAAAACCTAAAGTTATCAGAGAGTGCTAAGATTATCTTGATAGGATCTACTTGGGGATTAGACAATCACAATGGAAAAGAAGTTACTTTCTCTGCTACAAAGTTTGCTCTACGAGGCATTATTCATTCACTAAGAGAAAATTTAAGAGAACACCTAATCGGAGTATCGATTCTAAATTTAGGTTATTTAGCAACAGAATATGGATGTGCGGAGCCAATAGAGACCATTATAGAACAATCTAACGGAGAACTTATCCCACTACAAGATGTCTTACAAGCCATCCGTTTTATTATATCAACATCTAAAGCATCTTGTGTAAAAGAAATCAATATGCCTGCGATGAAGGATATAAATATGTAG